One genomic window of Salmo salar chromosome ssa12, Ssal_v3.1, whole genome shotgun sequence includes the following:
- the mx2 gene encoding myxovirus resistance 2 (The RefSeq protein has 4 substitutions compared to this genomic sequence) has product MNNTLNQHYEEKVRPCIDLIDSLRSLGVEKDLALPAIAVIGDQSSGKSSVLEALSGVALPRGSGIVTRCPLELKMKRKKEGEEWHGKISYQDHEEEIEDPSDVEKKIREAQDEMAGVGVGISDDLISLEIGSPDVPDLTLIDLPGIARVAVKGQPENIGEQIKRLIRKFITKQETINLVVVPCNVDIATTEALKMAQEVDPEGERTLGILTKPDLVDKGTEETVVDIVHNEVIHLTKGYMIVKCRGQKEIMERVSLSEATEREKAFFKEHAHLSTLYDEGHATIPKLAEKLTLELVHHIEKSLPRLEEQIEAKLAETHAELERYGTGPPEDSAERMYFLIDKVTAFTHDAINLSTGEELKSGVRLNVFSTLRKEFGKWKLHLDHSGENFNQRIEGEVADYEKTSRGRELPGFINYKTFEVMVKDQIKQLEEPAVKKLNQISDAVREVFLLLAQSSFIGFPNLLKSAKTKIEAIKQVNESTAESMLRTQFKMEMIVYTQDSTYSHSLSERKREEEDDRPLPTIKIRSTIFSTDNHATLQEMMLHLKSYYRISSQRLADQIPMVIRYLVLQEFASQLQREMLQTLQEKDNIEQLLKEDFDIGSKRAALQNKLKRLMKARSYLVEF; this is encoded by the exons ATGAATAACACTCTAAACCAACATTATGAGGAGAAGGTGCGTCCCTGTATAGACCTCATCGACTCCCTGCGCTCCCTTGGCGTAGAGAAGGACCTTGCGCTGCCAGCCATCGCGGTGATAGGGGACCAGAGTTCAGGGAAGAGCTCAGTGCTGGAGGCGCTATCTGGGGTGGCTTTGCCAAGGGGGAGTG GTATTGTAACACGATGCCCTCTTGAGCtgaagatgaagaggaagaaagaaggagaggaatGGCATGGAAAAATCAGCTACCaagaccatgaggaggagattgaGGATCCCTCTGATGTGGAGAAGAAAATTCGTGAAG CCCAGGACGAAATGGCAGGTGTGGGGGTGGGTATCAGTGATGACCTCATCAGCCTGGAGATTGGCTCCCCTGACGTCCCAGACCTCACACTCATCGACCTGCCAGGCATCGCCCGGGTAGCTGTCAAGGGTCAACCTGAGAACATTGGTGAACAG ATTAAGAGACTGATACGGAAGTTCATCACGAAGCAAGAAACAATCAATTTGGTGGTTGTGCCATGCAACGTTGACATTGCAACCACAGAGGCTTTGAAGATGGCACAAGAGGTGGACCCTGAAGGGGAAAGGACATTAG GCATCCTGACCAAGCCTGACCTGGTAGACAAAGGCACAGAAGAGACGGTGGTGGACATAGTTCATAATGAGGTTATCCACCTGACTAAGGGCTACATGATAGTCAAGTGCAGGGGCCAGAAGGAGATCATGGAGCGAGTCTCACTGTCCGAggccacagagagggagaaggcttTCTTCAAAGAGCACGCTCATCTCAG CACACTATATGATGAGGGCCATGCCACCATCCCTAAACTGGCAGAGAAATTAACTCTTGAACTAGTGCATCATATTGAG AAATCCCTACCTCGTCTAGAAGAGCAGATTGAGGCAAAGCTGGCAGAGACACATGCCGAGCTGGAAAGATATGGTACCGGGCCACCTGAGGACTCGGCAGAAAGGATGTACTTCCTGATCGAT AAAGTGACTGCATTCACCCATGATGCCATTAACCTGAGCACTGGGGAGGAGCTGAAAAGCGGAGTTCGTCTCAACGTCTTTTCCACACTCAGAAAAGAGTTTGGGAAATGGAAGTTACACCTGGATCACTCTGGAGAAAACT TTAACCAGAGGATCGAGGGAGAAGTGGCTGATTATGAGAAGACGTACCGTGGAAGGGAGCTCCCAGGGTTCATCAACTACAAGACCTTTGAGGTGATGGTGAAAGACCAGATCAAACAACTGGAGGAACCAGCAGTCAAGAAACTGAAGGAGATTTCAG ATGccgttaggaaggtgttcttactGCTGGCTCAGAGCAGCTTCATTGGATTTCCTAACCTCCTGAAATCAGCGAAG ACAAAGATTGAGGCCATTAAGCAGGTGAATGAGTCTACTGCTGAGTCCATGTTGAGGACTCAGTTCAAGATGGAGATGATAGTGTACACACAGGACAGCACCTACAGCCACAGTCTgagtgagaggaagagggaggaggaagacgacCGACCCTTACCGACCATTAAGATAAGGAGTACAATCTTTAGCACAGACAACCATGCCACCCTACAGGAGATGATGCTGCACCTCAAGTCCTATTACAGG ATATCCAGTCAACGTTTGGCTGATCAGATTCCCATGGTGATCCGCTACCTGGTGCTGCAGGAGTTTGCTTCCCAGCTGCAGAGGGAGATGCTTCAGACTCTGCAGGAGAAGGACAACATCGAGCAGCTGCTGAAGGAGGACTTCGACATCGGCAGCAAGAGGGCTGCACTGCAGAACAAGCTCAAACGTCTGATGAAGGCACGCAGCTACCTAGTGGAGTTCTAG